Proteins from a genomic interval of Cottoperca gobio chromosome 8, fCotGob3.1, whole genome shotgun sequence:
- the praf2 gene encoding PRA1 family protein 2: MAGVQPPPLRSLDDFLLGSARFALPDLRNLERWNNRIINNLLYYQSNYFMSALGLLLIVGYVQPFQLFVGAMVVTLLFLGFVWVAENQAPIRRFRRNHPTISVFAILLVSYFFISVLGGVAVFLFGIAFPTLMVLVHASVRLRSLKNKLENKLESIGLKRTPMGLLLEALGQEQEAGS, from the exons ATGGCAGGCGTGCAGCCGCCACCCCTCCGGAGCCTGGATGATTTTCTCCTGGGCTCGGCCCGGTTCGCTTTGCCCGATTTACGCAACCTGGAACGGTGGAACAACCGCATCATCAACAACCTGCTGTACTACCAGAGCAACTACTTCATGTCCGCACTGGGCCTCCTGCTCATAGTGGG GTATGTGCAGCCCTTCCAGTTGTTTGTCGGGGCGATGGTGGTCACCTTGTTATTCCTGGGCTTTGTCTGGGTTGCAGAAAACCAAGCTCCCATTCGTCGTTTCCGTAGAAACCACCCAACAATCTCCGTCTTTGCCATTCTTCTAGTCAGTTACTTCTTCATATCGGTGCTGGGAGGTGTGGCCGTGTTCCTGTTTGGGATAGCCTTCCCTACACTGA TGGTTCTAGTCCATGCGTCGGTGAGGCTGCGCAGCCTGAAGAACAAGCTGGAGAACAAACTGGAGAGCATCGGTCTGAAGAGGACGCCCATGGGACTCCTGTTAGAGGCCCTGGGACAGGAACAGGAGGCTGGATCCTAG